The following is a genomic window from Candidatus Latescibacter sp..
ATAAGTATTTTATCAACTTATTTATAAATAAATACTTATACCTACTTTGAGAAGGCAGCCCCCTAAATCCCCCAGAGGGGGACTTAACATGGTAAATATAATAACACGTAAGTGTAACATACTTAGTAAAATATCTGTTACATTTTGTTTTTTAGTCAGTTAAGTCCCCCTTTGGGGGATTTAGGGGGCTGTAGTTTTGAGGTTTACAGAAAGATAATTATTTTTTATGAATAATCCGGGTTAAGAGGGGAAAAAGAAAATTGTTCCTATTACAAGAGCCAATTGCAAAAGTCGTTTTAAATGAAAAAATGGTAAGTTTTATAACTTAAGCCCCCTAACCCTCTGTCCCTTTCCCCCGTTCCGGGGGCAAGGGAAGTCGTTGCTTCACAGTATTTTCCTGCCCCCCATCGGGGGGAAGGATGTCCGAAGGACTGGAAGGGGGCTGCTTCTAAAATATAGACTTTTGCAATTGGTTCACAATGTAAACATTTATTTTGGATTTGACAGAACCCTCTCACTAAATTCCCCTCTTAATAAGGGGTGATGCCGAAGGCAGGGGGGATCTTTAAAGACACAGGATCACTCATTTACTGAATATTACTGATTTAACGACATAACCGAGTTTTTTAATAATTTTTCTTTTTATAAAGAAAAACACTTGACTTTTTTATTTTACTGTAGTAAAATAAAAACAAATAAACCATTTACTAAGGAGGAACACATATGTCAAAGTTAAAGTTCGGACGGGTGCAGTTGAGGATCATGCAGGTGCTTTGGGAAAAGGGTGAAGCAAACGCCCGTGAAATTACCGATGCATTAAACAAAATCCAGCCGATTGCCCACAGTACTGTCCAGACGCTTCTTCGTAAAGTTGAAGCGAAAGGCGCTGTGGATCACAGGATTGAAAATCGCACATTCATTTTTTTCCCTCTGGTCGACGTGGAAAATGTCACCCAGTACTCGATTCATGATTTCGTAGACCGTCTTTTCGCAGGTTCGCCCGGGGGATTGGTTTCCTATCTTCTCAAGAACGTACAGATTCCGCCGAAAGAACTCGATGAGATTCGCAAGCTGATCGATAAAAAGGGAAAATGACCATGACAGGTATGCCCTGTACTGTCTTTTTTTCAGACTTTTGGAGCTGGTCCATCCCGCTCCGGGCAAACCTCTATGGTACATTCCACGATTCTTATCACTATCGGCCTGACCGTAGCGTATATTTTTCGTAATCGGAGCGCCATGTACTCCTATATCTGAGTGTTGTACCTGGATGCTCTCCAATTTTCTTATCCAAAATGAATCTCATTTTTAGACGGCGGGTTAGGATTCTTGATAATTGTATCCCCTAACTCTTCTCGTAAAGATTTTAAGAACGATTGCCATTGTTCGGGAATCTGTAAAATCACGCCTATTCTGGTTCTGGAATACTCTTTCCCGTTTTTGGTATACCAACGCGCCACCGCCTCGATAAAGCGGGGGACGTCTTCATCGCAAATAAATTCGGCTATCTTGTGTCCCACGATGGGATGCCGGCCGTGTCTTCCTCCCACGCGCACAATCCACCCTTTTACCTTCTCCTGCCAGCTATCAGTGGGGCATGCACGGATGCAATCTCCGCAGTACAGGCACAACTCCGGATTGTAGATGGGCTTTCCTGTCTCGGCATCGCTCTCGATAGCTCCCTCACGGCAAGCCTTGGAACAGATGCGGCATCCATTACAGGTCTCTTCATTCCACACCGGCATAACCGCGCCCTGAAACCCCAAATCCATTTCATTCGTCCTGGCGCAGTCTATGGGGCAGCCTGAAAAAGATATCTTGAACTTGTGGCTGAACTCCATGCCAAAATACTTTTCATCGACCAACTGTACCATCTTCTGGGTATCCATGATGCCGTTGGGATTATATTCGCACCCGGAACAGGCTGTCGGAACCCGGAGCCGGGGACCGCAAGAGGCGATTTTTTGGCCCACCTCGGCTAACTCTTCGTGGATGGCTTTGAAGTTGCGGTAATCAACATAGGGTAGCTCAATAGACTGCCTGAATGACAAGTGTACATACTCGCCGGCATACT
Proteins encoded in this region:
- a CDS encoding BlaI/MecI/CopY family transcriptional regulator, with the translated sequence MSKLKFGRVQLRIMQVLWEKGEANAREITDALNKIQPIAHSTVQTLLRKVEAKGAVDHRIENRTFIFFPLVDVENVTQYSIHDFVDRLFAGSPGGLVSYLLKNVQIPPKELDEIRKLIDKKGK
- a CDS encoding 4Fe-4S binding protein, coding for MVDKFIEDKGTKIRVDTEIEGRMGEIDFNTLKSGGLIKQKQKDMFTVRLRCPGGRVPLSKLAKIVEVARKYAGEYVHLSFRQSIELPYVDYRNFKAIHEELAEVGQKIASCGPRLRVPTACSGCEYNPNGIMDTQKMVQLVDEKYFGMEFSHKFKISFSGCPIDCARTNEMDLGFQGAVMPVWNEETCNGCRICSKACREGAIESDAETGKPIYNPELCLYCGDCIRACPTDSWQEKVKGWIVRVGGRHGRHPIVGHKIAEFICDEDVPRFIEAVARWYTKNGKEYSRTRIGVILQIPEQWQSFLKSLREELGDTIIKNPNPPSKNEIHFG